One segment of Streptomyces sp. NBC_00576 DNA contains the following:
- a CDS encoding SMI1/KNR4 family protein, giving the protein MWREIVEEFTSAEPRDPAEPSAVDRIEEALGQSLPEDLRSFLLETDGLVGAYGTDVVWPAERILSDNLYFRNDTQFEQLYMPFGSLIFFGDNGGGDQFAFVRKPERDDVFVWDHETDGRNFVSAGLGSYLRSALGSGGGEDWYR; this is encoded by the coding sequence ATGTGGCGTGAGATTGTCGAAGAGTTCACCTCGGCGGAGCCGCGCGATCCCGCAGAACCAAGTGCCGTCGACCGCATCGAAGAGGCCCTCGGGCAGTCACTCCCTGAAGACCTCCGCAGCTTCCTGCTGGAGACGGACGGATTGGTCGGAGCGTACGGCACCGACGTCGTCTGGCCTGCCGAGCGCATCCTGAGCGACAATCTCTACTTTCGGAACGACACACAGTTCGAGCAGCTTTACATGCCCTTCGGCTCGCTCATCTTCTTCGGCGACAACGGCGGGGGAGACCAGTTCGCCTTCGTGCGGAAACCGGAACGCGACGACGTGTTTGTCTGGGATCACGAAACGGACGGCCGCAACTTTGTTTCTGCCGGCCTGGGGAGCTACTTGCGCAGCGCGCTGGGGAGCGGCGGCGGGGAAGACTGGTACCGATAA